The following nucleotide sequence is from Azoarcus sp. CIB.
CTCGGTGGCGGGGAAATCGAAGCGCAGGCTCACGAAGCGCTGCCGCGTCGATGGCTTCATGCCCTTCAGCAGGTTCTGGTAGCCCGGGTTGTACGACACCACCAGCATGAAGGAGGGCGGCGCGGCGAGCAGTTCGCCGGTGCGGTCGATCGGGAGGATGCGGCGGTCGTCGGCGAGCGGGTGCAGCACCACGGTCGTGTCCTTGCGCGCCTCGACGACCTCGTCGAGGTAGCAGATACCGCCCTCGCGCACCGCGCGGGTCAGCGGGCCGTCGCACCACACGGTCTGGCCGTCGCCGATCAGATGGCGGCCGACGAGGTCGGCCGCGGTCAGGTCATCGTGGCAGGCCACCGTGTACAGCGGCAGACCCAGGCGCGCGGCCATGTGCGCGATGAAGCGCGTCTTGCCGCAGCCCGTCGGGCCCTTGATGAGCAGCGGCAGGCGGTTCTTCCACGCATGCTCGAAGACGTCGATTTCGTCGCCGGCGGGCTGGTAGAAGGGAACGTCGAGGTGGGGCGTATCGAGCATCATGCGGCGAGTCCTTTCCAGTAGGCAATGCCGATCAGGGCGCAGACGAGCGTCATCCAGCCGAGCGCGAGCACCGGCCACATCAGCGGGGCGCGGCGCAGCGCCATGTAGTCGAGGATGATCAGGGCGCCCTTGCCGAACGCGATCGCGAACAGCAGGCCGACGACGGCGGGGCCGGAACCTCCGTTCTCGCCCACGCTCCAGGTCACGATGGTTGCCGCGATGAGCACGACCCAGATCACAGTGGCGCGCAACGGCGTGCCGTGATCGGAGTGTTGTAGGGCGCGGGCGGAAGATTCTTGGGTTTGCATCGTCTCGTACCTCTCAGCGCATCACATAGACCAGCGGAAACAGGATCAACCACACCAGATCCACCATGTGCCAGTACGCAGCACCCGTCTCGATTCCGTTCATGTTGTCCGGGCCGTAGCGCCCCCTGCGCGCGTTGTTCCACAGGGCCGCCAGGATCACCAGCCCCAGGATCACGTGCATGAAATGGAAGAAGGTCAGCACCAGGTAAAACATGTGGAAGGTGCTCGACGACAGGCTCACGCCGGCCTCGAACTTTGCCGCGTATTCGAACAGCTTCACGACGACGAAGCCCGCGCCGCACGCGAAGCCCCCGGCGATCCACGTCGCCGCGCGGCGCCCCTGTCCGGCTTCCGCCGCCTGCACCGCGCGCACCACGAGGTAGCTCGAAGTCAGCAGCAGGATCGTGTTGATCGCCCCGGCATTGCGGTCCAGCGCCATCTGTTGCTCGTTGAACAGCTCGACGTTGTTCGCACGCGCGAACGCATAGACGATGAAGAAAGCGCCGAAGGCGAGCAGTTCGGCGAGGATGAAGAACCAGATCGCCAGGTCGCCGGGCAGGCGCCGGGCGGGGCTGTCGGAAGTGACGGCCGGGAGGGCAGACGGGCTCACGAGTGTTTGGACGCATGTATTCATGTGTCCCAGTCTACGAAGGGGAGGTGCGCCGAACCTTGATTCCGGTTAACTCCCGGACTTGGCGCCACAAAGAGGTGGGGAAAAAAGCCCAAGTGCCCCGCAACAATAAAAAAGGGGCGGCCGAAGCCGCCCCGGAATCGCTTCACCAGCCCCGCGGAGGGCCGGAAGCGAGTGATCCATCAAGCATGGATCAGGGGTTTGCTCTCGCCCTTGACGAAGAAGCTCGCAAGGTAGGTCACGAGGCCCGCTGCGAACACCACACCGGCCCACAGGCGCATCCAGTAGAACAGCGCGATCTGGTCCTGCACCGCCATGAAGGACATCGGGGTGTCGGACACGCGCTGCAGCCACACTTGCAGGATGCCGGCGGCGGTGAGGAACAGGGTGATGAAGACCATCGAGATCGTCATCAGCCAGAACGCCCACATCTCGCACACCTGCGAACGCTCGCTGTTGGCGGCACGACCGCGCAGCAGCGGCATCGCGTAGCTGATGATCGTCAGCACCACCAGCACGTAGGCGCCGTAGAAGGCCATGTGGCCGTGGGCTGCGGTGATCTGCGAACCGTGCGTGTAGTAGTTGACCGGAGCCAGGGTGTGCAGGAAGCCCCACACGCCAGCGCCGAGGAAGGCCATCACGCCGGTACCCAGCGCCCACAGCACGGCAGCCTTGTTCGGATGCTCGCGGCGGCGACGGTTAACCATGTTGAACGCGAAGACGGTCATGGCGAAGAACGGGATCGGTTCCAGGGCCGAGAAGATCGAGCCCAGCCACTGCCAGTATTCCGGCGTGCCGATCCAGAAGTAGTGGTGGCCGGTACCGATCAGGCCGGTGACGAGCGCCAGGGTGATGATGACGTACAGCCACTTCTCGATCACTTCACGGTCGACGCCGGTCACCTTGATCAGCACGAAGGCAAGGATGGCGGCCATGATCAGTTCCCACACGCCTTCCACCCAGAGGTGCACAACCCACCACCAGTAGAACTTGTCCTTGACCAGGTTGCCCGGGTTGTAGAACGAGAACAGGAAGAAGATCGCCAGACCCCACAGGCCCATCAGCAGCACGATGCTGATGACGGTCTTGCGGCCCTTCAGCATGGTCATGGTGATGTTGAACAGGAAGGCCAGCGCCACGATCACGATGCCGACCTTGGTGATCAGCGGCTGCTCCAGAAACTCCCGTCCCATCGTCGCGAGGAGGTTGTTGCCCGTCATCTCGGCGAGCGTCGAATACGGCACCAGCAGGTAGCCGAGGATCGTCGCCGCACCCGCGATCAGGAAGATCCAGAACATCAGCAGTGCGAGTTTCGGGCTATACAGCTCCGTTTCCGCCTCCTCGGGAATGAGGAAGTAGGTGGCGCCCATGAAGCCGAACAGCAGCCACACGATGAGCAGGTTGGTGTGCACCATCCGCGCTACGTTGAACGGGATTTCCGGGAAGAGGAAATCGCCGACGACGTACTGCAGACCCATTGCCAGGCCGAAGATGATCTGGCCGACGAACAGTCCGATGGCTGCTATGAAGTACGGCAGCGCAACCGATTGAGATGAATATTTCATAGTTATGAATTCCCTTGGAGTTGTCGATTCGCTGCGCTCAGCCCTCGATGTTGGGAGGCCATTTCTGGGTGTTGATCTCCGAGCTGTACTTCAGGAAGGCGACCATGTCGTCGAGTTCCTGCTCGGTCAGATTGAAGTTCGGCATCTGGCGGCGTCCGGGCGTGCCGGTCGGCTGCGACTTGATCCATGCCTTGATGAACTCGGGACCGCGACGCTGGTACACGTTGCCCAGCTCCGGCGCAAAGTACGCACCTTCGCCCAGCAGCGTGTGGCAGCCGATGCAGTTGCGTGTTTCCCAGATGTGCTTGCCGCGCAGGACAGACTCCGTCAGGTTCGCACGGTTGTCGGATTTCGGCAGACCGCCCATGGTGTCGAACGTCAATGCCACCAATAGCAGAAAGAAGAACACTGTCCCGCCGTAAAAGATGTTGCGGGCCATCGCCTTAGTGAATGTGCCGCTCATGGTTTGTCCCTCATTGTTTTGTCATGCATCCGAGTGATTGAGAAATAACCCGAAGGTTGGACGCATTCTGGGCAGCGCGCGGTGGTTGCTCCATGATTTGAATCAATTTCGGGAATTGGGCCGACTTACTCTCTCAAGGAAAAGAAAACGGGGCCGGAATCGGAAGGGAGGAGATCTCCTCTCGCGATTCCGGCCCCGCGGGCCGATCCAAACCGAAGAACGGTCAGTACGTGTAGCCGACCATCACGCCGCCGCCCCAGTCCGGGCTGTTGTCGGAAAACCCTTTCACGCCATACACCTGCAGCTTCCACTGGGTGCTCAGTTTCTGGCTCAGGAACAGCGAGGCCTCGCGGATCGGGTCGCCGGAGGATCGCAGCCGCGCGCGCCAGTCGTAGGCTGCGCCGACGGTGGTCGTCGGCCCGAGCTTGGTGCCGATGCCGAGGGAAGCGTAGAAAGGATTGCGCAGCTCCGAATTGCCCATGTCTTTCCACCCGACGGTGCCGAAGGCGGTTACAGGACCGAAGGCCTTCGCGGCGTCGAACTGCAGCGCGTAGTCGGTCTTGTTGTTGCCCAGGCACTTGCTTTCCGCGGTCGGCATCTTCAACTTTGCCACCGCGTCGAGCAGCAGGCCGTTCGCACTGCCGTCCAGCAGGTTGTAACCGGCGCTCGCCGTGATGTCGCCGAGCCCGGTCTCGGTGCCGGAGCAGTCGGTGCCCTGGATCGGGTCGCCGTCCGGGCTCACCACCGCGTTCGAGACGCGCAGGTACGGAATGGTCGCCTTGTAGGTCATGCGGCCGGTTTCGTACTTCACCGCGATCGGCACATACCAGGTTTCGCTCGTCGTGCTCGTGCCGTAGTCGCCGGTCGAATAATCCAGTCCGGTCGTGACATTCAATTCTCCGGTGCCGGCGGCGAGGGCGCTGCCGGACAGCAGCAGGGCCGGCAGGATGCGCTTATGCTTCATTCGACTCTTCCTCCGCGTTGGGGTGTCGTGTCCCGGTAGTGCTTCAGTCATGTTCGGGGCGTTCGATGCGTTCCGGTCTTTCAAGCTTCTCGGGCCGTTCCAGGCGCTCGATGCGTTCCGGCCGTTCGATTCGTTCGGTGCGTTCGATACGCTCGATCCGGCCGCTGCCGTCGAAGCGCTCGATGCGTTGGCGGGTTTCGATGCGGTCGCCCGAGGTACGCGTCTCGATGCGTTCGCGCAACAGCAGGTCGCCGCTCGGGCTCACCTCCGTGCGTTCGATCCGCTCGCGTTCAACTTCGCCCGTGGGCGACAGCTCGCGCTCGATGCGCTCGCGTCCCGATCCGTCGTCGGTTTCGATGCG
It contains:
- a CDS encoding CbbQ/NirQ/NorQ/GpvN family protein; the encoded protein is MMLDTPHLDVPFYQPAGDEIDVFEHAWKNRLPLLIKGPTGCGKTRFIAHMAARLGLPLYTVACHDDLTAADLVGRHLIGDGQTVWCDGPLTRAVREGGICYLDEVVEARKDTTVVLHPLADDRRILPIDRTGELLAAPPSFMLVVSYNPGYQNLLKGMKPSTRQRFVSLRFDFPATEREEAILVGESRCAPDLAKRLVSIAHALRTLKDQDLEEAASTRLLVYAALLVRDGMDPVTACRAAIVESLTDDPEVADALMEVVSATFGR
- a CDS encoding cytochrome C oxidase subunit IV family protein, yielding MQTQESSARALQHSDHGTPLRATVIWVVLIAATIVTWSVGENGGSGPAVVGLLFAIAFGKGALIILDYMALRRAPLMWPVLALGWMTLVCALIGIAYWKGLAA
- a CDS encoding cytochrome c oxidase subunit 3 family protein, with amino-acid sequence MNTCVQTLVSPSALPAVTSDSPARRLPGDLAIWFFILAELLAFGAFFIVYAFARANNVELFNEQQMALDRNAGAINTILLLTSSYLVVRAVQAAEAGQGRRAATWIAGGFACGAGFVVVKLFEYAAKFEAGVSLSSSTFHMFYLVLTFFHFMHVILGLVILAALWNNARRGRYGPDNMNGIETGAAYWHMVDLVWLILFPLVYVMR
- a CDS encoding cbb3-type cytochrome c oxidase subunit I, translating into MKYSSQSVALPYFIAAIGLFVGQIIFGLAMGLQYVVGDFLFPEIPFNVARMVHTNLLIVWLLFGFMGATYFLIPEEAETELYSPKLALLMFWIFLIAGAATILGYLLVPYSTLAEMTGNNLLATMGREFLEQPLITKVGIVIVALAFLFNITMTMLKGRKTVISIVLLMGLWGLAIFFLFSFYNPGNLVKDKFYWWWVVHLWVEGVWELIMAAILAFVLIKVTGVDREVIEKWLYVIITLALVTGLIGTGHHYFWIGTPEYWQWLGSIFSALEPIPFFAMTVFAFNMVNRRRREHPNKAAVLWALGTGVMAFLGAGVWGFLHTLAPVNYYTHGSQITAAHGHMAFYGAYVLVVLTIISYAMPLLRGRAANSERSQVCEMWAFWLMTISMVFITLFLTAAGILQVWLQRVSDTPMSFMAVQDQIALFYWMRLWAGVVFAAGLVTYLASFFVKGESKPLIHA
- a CDS encoding cytochrome c; the encoded protein is MSGTFTKAMARNIFYGGTVFFFLLLVALTFDTMGGLPKSDNRANLTESVLRGKHIWETRNCIGCHTLLGEGAYFAPELGNVYQRRGPEFIKAWIKSQPTGTPGRRQMPNFNLTEQELDDMVAFLKYSSEINTQKWPPNIEG